One Streptomyces sp. R28 DNA window includes the following coding sequences:
- a CDS encoding NCS2 family permease has translation MPSSAPAKVPAPEQPGAGPAYGALDRFFKISERGSTLPREIRGGLATFFAMAYIIVLNPIILGSAKDLYGHQLDNGQLVTATALTAAFTTLLMGVIGNVPIALAAGLGVNSVVALQLAPRMSWPDAMGMVVLAGFVVMLLVATGLRERVMNAVPYSLRKAISIGIGLFIMLIGLVDSGFVSRIPDAARTTVPLQLGGDGHLNGWPVLVFVLGVLLTLALIVRKVSGAILISIVTMTVLAVLIDAVANVPSWGLTTPKWPGNPVASPDFGLIGQVSLFGGFEKVGALTGVLFVFTVLLSCFFDAMGTIMGVSDEAKLTDAQGQMPGINKVLFVDGLAVAAGGASSSSATTAFVESTAGVGEGARTGFANVVTGALFGVALFLTPVATMVPSQAATPALLAVGFLILANSVKEIDWADYTVAIPAFVTMVMMPFTYSITNGIGMGFITFAVLRLAAGRGREVPVAMYVVAAVFGFYYLMPALGLT, from the coding sequence ATGCCCTCCTCGGCCCCCGCCAAGGTCCCCGCCCCTGAACAGCCGGGAGCCGGCCCCGCATACGGCGCACTCGACCGCTTCTTCAAGATCTCCGAACGCGGCAGCACGCTGCCCCGGGAAATCCGCGGCGGTCTCGCCACCTTCTTCGCGATGGCCTACATCATCGTGCTGAACCCGATCATCCTCGGCAGCGCGAAGGACCTGTACGGCCACCAGCTGGACAACGGACAGCTGGTCACCGCGACGGCCCTGACGGCGGCGTTCACCACGCTGCTGATGGGTGTCATCGGCAACGTGCCGATCGCGCTCGCCGCCGGTCTGGGGGTGAACTCGGTCGTCGCGCTCCAGCTCGCGCCCCGGATGTCCTGGCCGGACGCCATGGGCATGGTGGTGCTCGCCGGCTTCGTGGTCATGCTGCTGGTCGCCACCGGTCTGCGCGAGCGCGTCATGAACGCCGTGCCCTACAGCCTGCGCAAGGCCATCTCCATCGGTATCGGCCTGTTCATCATGCTGATCGGCCTCGTCGACTCCGGCTTCGTCTCCCGCATCCCGGACGCCGCCCGGACGACCGTGCCCCTCCAGCTCGGCGGCGACGGTCACCTCAACGGCTGGCCGGTCCTGGTCTTCGTCCTCGGCGTGCTGTTGACCCTCGCGCTGATCGTGCGCAAGGTCTCCGGCGCGATCCTCATCTCCATCGTCACCATGACCGTGCTCGCCGTCCTCATAGACGCGGTCGCGAACGTGCCGTCCTGGGGCCTGACGACCCCCAAGTGGCCCGGCAACCCCGTCGCCAGCCCCGACTTCGGCCTGATCGGCCAGGTCAGCCTGTTCGGCGGCTTCGAGAAGGTCGGCGCGCTGACCGGCGTCCTCTTCGTCTTCACCGTCCTGCTGTCCTGCTTCTTCGACGCCATGGGCACGATCATGGGCGTCAGCGACGAGGCCAAGCTGACCGACGCCCAGGGCCAGATGCCCGGCATCAACAAGGTCCTGTTCGTCGACGGCCTCGCCGTCGCCGCGGGCGGCGCCAGCTCCTCCTCGGCCACCACGGCCTTCGTGGAGTCCACGGCCGGCGTCGGCGAGGGTGCCCGTACCGGATTCGCGAACGTCGTCACCGGCGCCCTGTTCGGCGTGGCGCTCTTCCTGACGCCCGTCGCCACCATGGTCCCGTCCCAGGCGGCCACCCCGGCCCTGCTCGCGGTCGGCTTCCTGATCCTGGCGAACTCCGTCAAGGAGATCGACTGGGCCGACTACACGGTCGCGATCCCGGCCTTCGTGACGATGGTGATGATGCCGTTCACCTACTCGATCACCAACGGCATCGGTATGGGCTTCATCACCTTCGCGGTGCTGCGCCTGGCCGCCGGGCGGGGCCGCGAGGTGCCGGTCGCGATGTACGTCGTGGCGGCGGTGTTCGGCTTCTACTACCTGATGCCGGCGCTGGGCCTCACGTAA
- a CDS encoding DUF2530 domain-containing protein, translating to MAKWTPKHEAPEPLEGPVVATITGGTIIWFVLFVVQLPFYGWFDDHGHTRWVWTCLAGGGLGLIGIWYVRRRDAAIKRAAASDEPREATGEPQSS from the coding sequence ATGGCGAAGTGGACCCCCAAGCACGAGGCGCCGGAGCCCCTGGAAGGGCCCGTGGTCGCCACCATCACCGGCGGCACCATCATCTGGTTCGTCCTCTTCGTCGTTCAGCTGCCGTTCTACGGCTGGTTCGACGACCACGGCCACACCCGGTGGGTGTGGACCTGCCTGGCCGGCGGGGGCCTCGGGCTCATCGGCATCTGGTACGTCCGTAGGCGCGACGCGGCGATCAAGAGGGCGGCGGCGTCCGATGAACCCCGGGAAGCCACCGGCGAACCCCAGTCGTCCTGA